In a genomic window of Microbacterium amylolyticum:
- a CDS encoding methionine ABC transporter ATP-binding protein, producing MITASHLIKAYGETRALDDVSLDVAEGDIFGVVGTSGAGKSTLIRTINGLESPDSGTVDVAGTRITNLSGDELRAARHGIGMIFQHFNLLSRRTVAGNVSLALEAVGMNKARRNTRIREILDLVGLADRADHYPAQLSGGQKQRVGIARALATNPRVLLSDEATSALDPETTAQILGLLKQLNRELGLTILLITHEMDVVKQICTSAALMQHGRIVEGGRLRDILLRPGSLIARQLFPLGEAPRSPGTTVLDLTFTELTAQDPVIARLAREQGLDVGLLGAAIETIDGEQTGRTRLALPSGANVDAAVASLQHQGIVVEVVA from the coding sequence ATGATCACCGCTTCCCATCTCATCAAGGCGTACGGCGAAACACGCGCTCTCGACGATGTCTCCCTCGACGTCGCTGAGGGAGACATCTTCGGCGTTGTCGGCACATCGGGCGCGGGGAAATCCACTCTGATTCGCACAATCAATGGTCTGGAATCCCCCGATTCTGGCACCGTCGACGTTGCGGGGACGCGCATCACAAACCTCTCCGGCGACGAACTTCGCGCAGCACGACACGGCATCGGCATGATCTTCCAGCACTTCAACCTGCTGTCGCGCCGCACCGTTGCCGGGAACGTTTCGCTGGCTCTGGAAGCCGTCGGGATGAACAAGGCGCGGCGAAACACCCGAATCCGCGAGATCCTCGATCTCGTGGGCCTCGCCGACCGGGCAGATCACTATCCCGCTCAGCTGTCGGGCGGACAGAAGCAGCGCGTGGGGATCGCCAGGGCGCTCGCGACGAACCCCCGGGTTCTCCTCAGCGATGAGGCAACGAGCGCTCTCGATCCGGAAACAACCGCGCAAATTCTCGGCCTCCTTAAACAGCTCAACCGCGAACTGGGCCTCACCATTCTCCTCATCACCCACGAGATGGACGTCGTCAAACAGATCTGCACATCGGCAGCGCTCATGCAGCATGGCCGCATCGTCGAGGGCGGGCGACTGCGGGACATTCTCCTGCGCCCGGGCTCCCTCATCGCGCGGCAGCTGTTTCCCCTCGGAGAGGCACCGAGGTCGCCCGGCACCACCGTGCTCGACTTGACGTTCACGGAGCTGACCGCGCAAGACCCCGTCATCGCGCGCCTCGCCCGCGAACAGGGGCTCGACGTTGGTCTGCTCGGAGCGGCAATCGAGACGATCGATGGCGAACAGACGGGACGCACACGCCTGGCTCTTCCGTCCGGTGCCAATGTGGATGCTGCCGTCGCCTCGCTACAACACCAAGGAATCGTCGTGGAGGTCGTCGCATGA
- a CDS encoding methionine ABC transporter permease: MIDTSSPDFWPTLLANLWKATYETLYMVGVTMIVTFIVGLALGVLLVTTDRGGVLQAPFGRRGLGRGINVALTIVVNLTRSIPFLILMIALIPFTRLLLGSAFSTTAAIVPLSICAIPFFARLAEISLREVDPGKVEAAEALGSTRWAIVSKVLIAEALPGMIRGFATTVVSIINFSAITGTIGAGGLGDLAVRYGYQRYSTEYIICVIVVLVVLVQALQSFGEWLAKRLDRGRSADRPAPASARQPAS; encoded by the coding sequence ATGATCGACACATCGAGCCCGGACTTCTGGCCGACGCTTCTGGCGAATCTCTGGAAGGCGACGTACGAGACGCTCTACATGGTGGGTGTGACGATGATCGTCACGTTCATCGTCGGCCTCGCGCTTGGCGTTCTTCTCGTCACAACCGATCGCGGTGGCGTACTGCAGGCGCCGTTCGGACGGCGCGGACTCGGCCGGGGAATCAATGTTGCGCTCACGATCGTCGTCAACCTCACGCGATCGATTCCCTTCCTCATCCTGATGATCGCGCTGATCCCCTTCACGCGATTGCTCCTCGGCAGCGCATTCAGCACGACAGCGGCCATCGTCCCGCTGTCGATATGCGCGATTCCGTTCTTCGCCCGGCTCGCGGAGATCTCACTGCGCGAGGTCGACCCCGGCAAGGTGGAGGCCGCGGAGGCGCTCGGATCAACGCGCTGGGCGATTGTGTCGAAGGTGCTCATCGCCGAGGCGCTTCCCGGCATGATCCGCGGATTCGCCACGACAGTGGTCTCGATCATCAACTTCTCCGCGATCACCGGCACGATCGGCGCGGGAGGACTCGGCGATCTCGCTGTTCGCTACGGGTATCAGCGCTACAGCACGGAATACATCATCTGCGTCATCGTCGTTCTCGTTGTTCTGGTGCAGGCACTCCAGTCATTCGGTGAGTGGCTCGCGAAACGCCTCGACAGAGGTCGCAGCGCAGACCGCCCGGCCCCCGCTTCCGCCCGGCAGCCCGCCAGCTGA